In Bacteroidota bacterium, the following proteins share a genomic window:
- a CDS encoding c-type cytochrome domain-containing protein codes for MRLYVVLFLAAVFAGLSFLTAQENSHQKKRSVSFANDVFPIIKKHCLPCHASDSENPSELYMETYSDIMKGGKHGTPVAPKNGDESILVKKLKPGPPFGDQMPLMTKKKLDDDEIAVIKKWIDQGAKKN; via the coding sequence ATGAGGCTGTACGTCGTACTCTTCCTTGCCGCGGTGTTCGCCGGACTTTCATTCCTGACGGCACAGGAAAATTCCCATCAAAAGAAAAGATCAGTGTCGTTTGCGAACGATGTCTTTCCGATCATCAAAAAACATTGCCTGCCATGCCACGCCTCGGACAGCGAAAACCCGAGCGAACTCTACATGGAAACGTATTCGGATATCATGAAGGGGGGAAAACACGGAACGCCCGTCGCTCCCAAAAACGGGGACGAAAGTATCCTTGTAAAGAAATTAAAGCCTGGGCCGCCGTTCGGCGATCAGATGCCGTTGATGACAAAAAAGAAGCTCGATGACGACGAGATTGCCGTGATCAAAAAATGGATCGACCAGGGAGCAAAAAAGAATTGA
- a CDS encoding IPT/TIG domain-containing protein — translation MALKNILCVCIFILTMTIVSGCTDMGSPVAVPAVVPTITSLQPDSAFTGDTLRIFGTNFGATRGSSVVSIGGTIADTVYAWSSVEIDVKVPASAESGNVSVTVNGTASNGMPFEVRGTPAPTISFANDVFPIFQNSGCTGCHGGNGGLFLDSYAHLLRGNSNHGPVVTPGNGEGSVIIKKLRGTAGFGSRMPLNGPYLSDATIGKISLWITQGALNN, via the coding sequence ATGGCTCTGAAGAACATTCTATGCGTTTGCATCTTCATCCTGACGATGACCATCGTGTCCGGATGTACCGATATGGGAAGCCCCGTCGCTGTCCCCGCAGTCGTTCCGACGATCACCTCGCTGCAGCCGGATTCTGCATTTACGGGAGACACGTTGAGAATTTTCGGAACAAATTTCGGAGCAACCCGCGGATCGAGCGTCGTTTCGATCGGGGGAACGATCGCGGATACGGTGTATGCGTGGAGCTCCGTCGAGATCGACGTTAAGGTGCCGGCTTCTGCCGAGAGCGGCAATGTTTCCGTCACGGTCAACGGTACGGCAAGCAATGGCATGCCGTTCGAAGTTCGTGGAACGCCGGCTCCGACGATCTCTTTTGCCAACGACGTTTTCCCGATCTTTCAGAACTCAGGATGCACCGGCTGCCACGGCGGGAACGGGGGGCTGTTTCTCGACTCGTATGCGCACCTGCTGCGCGGAAACAGCAATCATGGTCCGGTGGTCACCCCCGGGAACGGTGAAGGGAGCGTCATCATAAAAAAACTGCGCGGAACAGCGGGCTTCGGAAGCCGTATGCCGCTGAACGGTCCGTATTTGAGCGACGCGACCATCGGCAAGATTTCTCTTTGGATCACCCAAGGGGCGCTTAATAACTAA